The Mycolicibacterium flavescens genome has a segment encoding these proteins:
- the ycjO_1 gene encoding sugar ABC transporter permease encodes MTVTADTTAGASETAVAERVRRIREAKETGVSRAEAWRRRGPLLPALIFMIVVTQVPFLFTLYYSTLSWNLVRPGSREFIGLQNYVTVAKDSQFWTVALNTVVLIVGVVLISAFFGLLLALLLDRAFLGRGIVRTLLITPFLVTPVAAALIWKTTILDPNNGILNWLLSLVGIERMDWIGQFPLAMVMVMLIWQWTPFMMLLILAGLQSMPRDILEAGRVDGANAFQLFRELTLPHLRRFIELGVVLGAIFLVNTFDAIYMMTQGGPGIASANLPFYIYQRAFLGFDIGQAAAMGVVVVVFTIIIASFALRLIFKSFTGKEETA; translated from the coding sequence ATGACCGTAACCGCCGATACCACGGCCGGCGCCAGCGAAACGGCGGTGGCAGAACGGGTTCGCAGGATCCGGGAGGCGAAGGAAACCGGGGTGAGCCGCGCCGAAGCTTGGCGCAGGCGGGGCCCGCTGTTGCCGGCGCTGATCTTCATGATCGTCGTGACGCAGGTTCCGTTCCTGTTCACCCTCTACTACTCGACGCTGTCGTGGAACCTGGTTCGCCCGGGATCACGTGAGTTCATCGGGTTGCAGAACTACGTCACGGTGGCCAAGGACAGTCAGTTCTGGACCGTCGCGCTCAACACGGTGGTGTTGATCGTCGGGGTGGTGCTGATCTCCGCGTTCTTCGGGCTGCTCCTGGCATTGCTGCTCGACCGAGCGTTCCTGGGCCGTGGGATCGTGCGGACGTTGCTGATCACGCCGTTCCTCGTCACACCCGTTGCAGCCGCGCTGATCTGGAAGACGACGATCCTCGACCCGAACAACGGCATCCTGAACTGGCTGCTGTCGCTGGTCGGGATCGAGCGGATGGACTGGATCGGGCAGTTTCCGCTGGCGATGGTGATGGTGATGCTGATCTGGCAGTGGACGCCGTTCATGATGCTGCTGATCCTCGCCGGTCTCCAGTCGATGCCGCGCGACATCCTGGAGGCCGGCCGAGTCGACGGTGCGAACGCCTTTCAGCTCTTCCGGGAGTTGACGCTTCCCCACCTTCGGCGATTCATCGAGTTGGGAGTCGTCCTCGGGGCGATCTTCCTGGTCAACACGTTCGATGCCATCTACATGATGACGCAGGGCGGGCCGGGCATCGCGAGCGCGAACCTGCCGTTCTACATCTATCAGCGCGCGTTCCTCGGCTTCGACATCGGCCAGGCGGCGGCCATGGGAGTGGTGGTGGTCGTCTTCACAATCATCATCGCCAGCTTCGCGCTGCGATTGATCTTCAAGTCGTTCACCGGGAAGGAAGAGACGGCCTGA
- the ycjP_1 gene encoding carbohydrate ABC transporter membrane protein 2, CUT1 family: MTTTVEKTAATPQPVAKRKKKSRTFSPWGLVAWLVGIGFFFPVLWMVLTSFKQEADAATSPPKLFFSPTLDQYSAVFDQGIGPAMLNSLFATGISTLLVLALGVPAAFALSLRPVRKTQDALFFFMSTKMLPVVAVILPLYVIVSNIGLLDNIWALIVLYTAMNLPIAVWMMRSFFLEVPGELLEAASLDGASLWRSVREVILPLVSPGIAATALICVIFAWNEFFFAVNLTAVNAQTMPVYLVGFIAGEGQYWAVLSAAATMAALPVILCGWIAQNKLVRGLSFGAIK, encoded by the coding sequence ATGACTACCACCGTCGAGAAAACCGCAGCCACACCGCAACCCGTGGCGAAGAGAAAGAAGAAGTCCCGCACGTTCAGTCCCTGGGGGCTGGTGGCGTGGCTGGTCGGGATCGGATTCTTCTTTCCGGTCCTCTGGATGGTGTTGACGTCGTTCAAGCAGGAGGCCGACGCCGCCACCAGCCCGCCGAAGCTGTTCTTCTCCCCGACGCTGGATCAGTATTCTGCCGTCTTCGACCAGGGCATCGGGCCCGCGATGCTGAATTCGCTGTTCGCGACCGGGATTTCGACGCTGCTCGTGCTCGCGCTTGGAGTCCCCGCCGCATTCGCGTTGTCGCTGCGGCCGGTCCGCAAGACCCAGGATGCGCTGTTCTTCTTCATGAGCACCAAGATGCTGCCCGTCGTCGCAGTGATCCTGCCGCTGTATGTGATCGTGTCCAATATCGGGCTGCTGGACAACATCTGGGCGCTGATCGTGCTCTACACGGCGATGAACCTGCCGATCGCGGTGTGGATGATGCGGTCGTTCTTCCTCGAGGTGCCCGGCGAACTGTTGGAGGCGGCCAGCCTGGACGGCGCCAGCCTGTGGCGGTCGGTGCGCGAGGTGATCCTGCCCCTGGTGTCGCCGGGTATCGCTGCGACGGCGTTGATCTGCGTGATCTTCGCCTGGAACGAGTTCTTCTTCGCGGTGAACCTCACCGCGGTGAACGCCCAGACCATGCCCGTGTACCTCGTCGGCTTCATCGCCGGAGAGGGTCAGTACTGGGCCGTGTTGTCGGCGGCCGCGACGATGGCCGCGCTGCCGGTGATCCTGTGCGGATGGATCGCCCAGAACAAGCTGGTGCGCGGACTGTCGTTCGGCGCGATCAAGTAA
- the ugpC_1 gene encoding carbohydrate ABC transporter ATP-binding protein, CUT1 family, producing MATITYRNASCVYEGSDKLAVDSLNLDISDGEFVVLVGPSGSGKSTALRMLAGLEDIDEGAIEIGGRDMTGVPSKDRDIAMVFQNYALYPNKTVAENMGFALKLRGVSRDERRKKVEEAAKILDLTEFLDRKPAKLSGGQRQRVAMGRAIVREPQVFCMDEPLSNLDAKLRVQTRTQIAALQRRLGTTTVYVTHDQIEAMTMGDRVAVLRFGKLQQFAAPNELYDRPANAFVAGFIGSPAMNLVTLPIAADGVRIGDTTLPLERERLSKLSDAGLSEVTLGIRPEQLELTDTGGVEVVVDLVEDLGSEAYLYTHAGSGVELVARCNPRTAPKLAETVRLRRHPEGSVHLFHPETGERID from the coding sequence ATGGCAACAATCACTTACCGCAACGCCTCCTGCGTCTACGAAGGCTCGGACAAGCTCGCGGTCGATTCGCTCAACCTCGACATCTCCGACGGCGAATTCGTCGTGCTGGTCGGGCCGTCCGGGTCGGGCAAGAGCACCGCCCTGCGCATGCTGGCCGGGCTGGAGGACATCGACGAGGGCGCGATCGAGATCGGCGGCCGCGACATGACCGGTGTGCCGTCCAAGGATCGCGACATCGCGATGGTGTTTCAGAACTACGCGCTGTACCCGAACAAGACCGTCGCCGAGAACATGGGTTTCGCGCTGAAACTGCGCGGGGTTTCGCGCGACGAGCGGCGAAAGAAGGTCGAGGAGGCGGCCAAGATCCTGGACCTCACGGAGTTCCTCGACCGCAAGCCCGCCAAGCTGTCCGGTGGGCAGCGGCAGCGTGTGGCGATGGGCCGCGCCATCGTGCGCGAGCCGCAGGTGTTCTGCATGGACGAGCCGCTGTCGAACCTCGACGCGAAGCTGCGCGTGCAGACCCGCACCCAGATCGCCGCGCTGCAGCGACGGCTCGGCACCACGACGGTCTACGTCACCCACGACCAGATCGAGGCGATGACGATGGGGGACAGGGTCGCGGTCCTGCGGTTCGGCAAACTGCAGCAGTTCGCCGCCCCGAACGAACTCTACGACAGGCCGGCCAACGCGTTCGTCGCCGGTTTCATCGGCTCACCCGCCATGAATCTGGTGACGCTGCCGATCGCGGCCGACGGTGTCCGCATCGGCGACACGACGCTTCCGCTCGAACGCGAGCGACTTTCGAAGTTGAGCGACGCGGGCCTCTCGGAGGTCACGCTCGGCATCCGGCCCGAACAACTCGAGCTCACCGACACCGGCGGGGTGGAGGTCGTCGTCGACCTGGTCGAGGACCTCGGCAGCGAGGCCTACCTCTACACGCACGCGGGTTCGGGAGTCGAGCTGGTCGCACGCTGCAATCCGCGCACGGCGCCCAAACTCGCCGAGACGGTGCGGCTGCGCAGACATCCGGAAGGGTCCGTGCACCTGTTCCACCCGGAGACCGGCGAACGCATCGACTGA
- a CDS encoding DNA ligase D/DNA polymerase LigD translates to MKLTNPDKVLYPATGTTKAEVFDYYVGIAEAMIPHIAGRAVTRKRWPNGVEEPSFFEKQLASSAPDWLDRASVTHRSGTTTYPLIDTAEGLAWIAQQAALEVHVPQWRFVSKDDGQPTPGPATRIVFDLDPGEGVSFRQLCEVAHEVRDLITDIGLTTFPLTSGSKGVHLYVPLEEPISSQGASVLARRVAQQLEKTMPKRVTATMTKSVRTGKVFVDWSQNNGAKTTIAPYSLRGREHPTVAAPRTWDEIEDPKLRHLNFDEVLDRVQEMGDLLAPLDEAVPVPDRLTTYRSMRDASKTPEPVPNKPPKTGNNDKFVIQEHHARRLHYDLRLERDGVLVSWAVPKNLPDTPSVNHLAVHTEDHPLEYLTFHGEIPKGEYGGGKMIIWDTGTYEAEKFNDVSPDSTAEGGEVIINLRGKKIDGRYALIQTDGKNWLAHRMKDQKRPQAGDLAPMLSTEGSVAKLKASQWAFEGKWDGYRVIIDADRGRLTVRSRRGRDVTAEFPQFEAVAADLADHHVILDGEAVALDESGVPSFSEMQNRARSTRVEFWAFDILYLDGRSLLRAKYSDRRKILEALAEGGGLIVPDPLPGDGPAAMEYARKKRWEGVVAKKRDSTYQPGRRSSSWIKDKVWNTQEVVIAGWRQGDGGRSSGIGSLMLGIPADGGLEFVGRVGTGFTDKALAELKKTLKPLETDESPFNERLPRQDAKGVTFVRPELVGEVRYSERTSDNRLRQPSWRGLRPDKEPGEVTWE, encoded by the coding sequence GTGAAGCTGACCAACCCGGACAAGGTGCTGTACCCGGCGACGGGCACCACCAAAGCGGAGGTGTTCGACTATTACGTCGGCATCGCCGAGGCGATGATCCCGCATATCGCGGGCCGCGCCGTGACCCGCAAGCGCTGGCCCAACGGTGTCGAGGAGCCGTCGTTCTTCGAGAAGCAACTCGCCTCGTCGGCGCCGGACTGGTTGGACCGCGCGTCGGTCACGCATCGCTCGGGGACGACGACCTATCCGCTGATCGACACCGCCGAAGGTCTGGCCTGGATCGCGCAGCAGGCCGCGCTCGAAGTGCACGTCCCGCAGTGGCGGTTCGTCAGCAAGGACGACGGGCAACCGACGCCCGGCCCCGCGACCCGCATCGTCTTCGACCTCGACCCCGGCGAGGGGGTGTCCTTCCGCCAGCTCTGCGAGGTCGCCCATGAGGTGCGCGACCTCATCACCGACATCGGGTTGACCACCTTCCCGCTCACCAGCGGTAGCAAGGGGGTGCACCTGTACGTCCCGCTCGAGGAACCGATCAGTTCGCAGGGTGCATCGGTTCTCGCGCGGCGGGTCGCACAACAGCTCGAGAAGACGATGCCCAAACGCGTGACCGCGACGATGACCAAGAGCGTGCGCACCGGCAAGGTTTTCGTCGACTGGAGCCAGAACAACGGCGCCAAGACCACGATCGCGCCGTATTCGCTTCGCGGACGCGAACATCCGACAGTCGCCGCACCACGCACCTGGGACGAGATCGAGGATCCGAAGTTGCGGCACCTCAACTTCGACGAGGTGCTCGACCGGGTGCAGGAGATGGGCGACCTGCTCGCACCGCTCGACGAGGCGGTACCGGTACCGGACCGGCTGACCACCTACCGCAGCATGCGCGACGCGTCCAAAACCCCTGAGCCGGTGCCGAACAAGCCGCCGAAGACGGGGAACAACGACAAGTTCGTCATCCAGGAACACCACGCCCGACGGCTGCACTACGACCTGAGGCTCGAACGCGACGGCGTGCTGGTGAGCTGGGCGGTTCCGAAGAACCTGCCCGACACCCCGTCGGTCAACCACCTCGCCGTCCACACCGAGGACCACCCGTTGGAGTACCTCACCTTCCACGGCGAGATCCCCAAGGGCGAGTACGGCGGCGGCAAGATGATCATCTGGGACACCGGCACTTATGAGGCCGAGAAGTTCAACGACGTATCACCCGACAGCACCGCGGAGGGCGGCGAGGTCATCATCAACCTGCGCGGCAAGAAGATCGACGGCCGCTATGCGCTGATCCAGACCGACGGCAAGAACTGGCTCGCACACCGCATGAAGGACCAGAAGCGCCCGCAAGCAGGTGACCTCGCGCCGATGCTGTCAACGGAAGGCTCGGTCGCCAAGCTCAAGGCGAGCCAGTGGGCGTTCGAGGGTAAGTGGGACGGCTACCGCGTGATCATCGACGCGGATCGCGGCAGGCTCACGGTGCGCTCCCGACGTGGCCGAGACGTCACCGCCGAGTTCCCCCAATTCGAGGCGGTGGCAGCCGATCTCGCCGATCACCACGTGATCCTCGACGGTGAGGCGGTCGCGCTCGACGAGTCCGGCGTGCCGAGCTTCTCCGAGATGCAGAACCGTGCACGGTCGACCCGCGTGGAGTTCTGGGCGTTCGACATCCTCTACCTCGACGGCCGCTCCCTGTTGCGCGCCAAGTACTCCGACCGTCGCAAGATACTCGAGGCGCTGGCCGAGGGCGGCGGCCTGATCGTCCCGGATCCGTTGCCCGGCGACGGCCCCGCGGCGATGGAGTACGCCCGCAAGAAGCGGTGGGAGGGCGTGGTCGCGAAGAAGCGTGACTCGACCTACCAGCCGGGGCGGCGGTCGTCGTCGTGGATCAAGGACAAGGTCTGGAACACACAGGAAGTCGTGATCGCCGGTTGGCGACAGGGGGACGGCGGACGTTCGAGCGGGATCGGCTCGCTGATGCTCGGGATCCCGGCCGACGGGGGCCTGGAATTCGTGGGCCGCGTCGGAACCGGTTTCACGGACAAGGCGCTCGCCGAACTCAAAAAGACCCTCAAACCGCTGGAGACCGACGAGAGCCCGTTCAACGAACGGCTGCCGCGCCAGGACGCCAAGGGTGTGACGTTCGTGCGGCCCGAACTCGTCGGCGAGGTCCGCTACAGCGAACGCACCTCGGATAACCGTCTGCGTCAACCGAGTTGGCGTGGCTTGCGACCCGACAAGGAGCCCGGCGAGGTCACCTGGGAGTAA
- a CDS encoding Uncharacterized conserved protein: protein MSATTHWHLRGDWFDVCSCKLPCPCSFAQAPTHGECLFTLVWHVREGHFGDVDLAGLNVVSLGEFTGNMWIGEPDAKMRLMFYIDDQADDAQREALERIFTGKEGGWPAEFASLIEDLRGIDYAPIIFDIADDLAHWRAEIPGRVDVRIAALTGPTSDPNRRVTTTNAPGAEVGPGQVATWGVVQKDEAVGFDWSHEYRGGSSKHFPFDWRPNDNGHSSARGVPTCDCHA, encoded by the coding sequence ATGAGCGCAACCACCCACTGGCACCTGCGAGGTGACTGGTTCGATGTGTGCAGCTGCAAGCTGCCCTGCCCGTGCAGCTTCGCACAGGCGCCGACGCATGGCGAGTGCCTGTTTACCCTCGTCTGGCACGTGCGCGAGGGCCACTTCGGCGATGTTGACCTCGCAGGCTTGAACGTCGTCTCGCTCGGGGAGTTCACGGGCAACATGTGGATCGGAGAACCGGACGCCAAGATGCGCCTGATGTTCTACATCGACGATCAGGCCGACGACGCCCAACGCGAAGCCCTCGAGCGCATCTTCACGGGGAAGGAAGGCGGCTGGCCTGCCGAGTTTGCCTCTCTCATCGAGGATCTACGCGGAATCGATTACGCGCCAATCATCTTCGACATCGCCGACGACCTCGCGCACTGGCGTGCCGAGATCCCCGGAAGGGTCGACGTGCGCATTGCCGCGCTGACCGGCCCCACGTCCGATCCGAACCGGCGCGTCACCACGACAAATGCCCCGGGTGCCGAGGTCGGACCCGGACAGGTCGCGACGTGGGGCGTCGTACAGAAGGACGAGGCAGTCGGGTTCGACTGGTCGCATGAGTACCGCGGCGGGTCGAGCAAACACTTCCCCTTCGACTGGCGGCCGAACGACAACGGCCACTCCTCCGCGCGGGGTGTACCGACGTGCGATTGCCACGCCTGA
- the rnhA gene encoding ribonuclease H, with protein MSQDPVVIHTDGGCRPNPGPGGWGAVLRQHSHVREMYGGEAQTSNNRMELTAPIMALEALTRPVVVHLYTDSTYVRNGITKWVLGWERNGWMTAAKQPVKNVDLWTRLQLACASHQVEWFWVKGHSGVADNELADQLATRGMQEAHLAAH; from the coding sequence GTGAGCCAGGACCCGGTCGTCATACACACCGACGGCGGCTGCAGGCCCAATCCGGGTCCCGGCGGTTGGGGCGCGGTGCTGCGTCAGCATTCGCACGTGCGGGAGATGTACGGCGGCGAGGCGCAGACGAGCAACAACCGGATGGAGCTCACCGCGCCGATCATGGCGCTGGAGGCGTTGACGCGGCCCGTCGTGGTGCACCTGTACACCGACAGCACCTATGTCCGTAACGGCATCACCAAGTGGGTGCTCGGCTGGGAGCGCAACGGCTGGATGACCGCCGCGAAACAGCCGGTGAAGAACGTCGACCTCTGGACGAGGCTGCAATTGGCTTGCGCGTCACACCAAGTCGAGTGGTTCTGGGTGAAGGGCCATTCAGGGGTCGCCGACAATGAGTTGGCCGACCAGTTGGCGACGCGGGGAATGCAGGAAGCGCATCTGGCCGCGCACTGA
- a CDS encoding glyoxalase/bleomycin resistance protein/dioxygenase yields MTSAAVRIDEIEVADPADAWRRAGFTIDDEMVCRVGGVRIRLVGPERGRGIVGWSLCGLPPDAVRSDVDGIPTSRSSAAGATPAEHPNGVAAIDHVVLLSPDLDRTVQALTAIGVAPRRERDGELGGRSIRQIFFRFGEVIVEVVGSPGTTSEAPSTLWGITYVVADIDATAAFFGERTGPVKDAVQPGRRITTLRHQAFGMSVRTALISPSARR; encoded by the coding sequence GTGACATCAGCCGCCGTCAGGATCGACGAGATCGAGGTCGCCGATCCGGCGGACGCATGGCGTCGGGCCGGTTTCACGATCGACGACGAGATGGTCTGCCGGGTCGGCGGCGTCCGCATCCGGCTTGTCGGCCCCGAGCGCGGTCGCGGCATCGTCGGGTGGTCGTTGTGCGGCCTGCCCCCGGACGCCGTGCGCTCCGACGTCGACGGCATCCCGACGTCGAGGTCCAGCGCCGCCGGTGCGACGCCCGCTGAGCACCCGAACGGCGTGGCCGCCATCGACCACGTCGTGCTGCTGTCACCCGATCTCGATCGGACCGTTCAGGCGCTCACCGCGATCGGCGTGGCCCCGCGACGAGAACGCGACGGTGAACTGGGCGGCCGGTCGATCCGCCAGATCTTCTTCCGGTTCGGCGAGGTGATCGTCGAGGTCGTCGGCTCACCGGGCACCACAAGCGAAGCGCCGTCGACGCTGTGGGGGATCACCTACGTCGTCGCCGACATCGACGCGACCGCGGCGTTCTTCGGGGAGCGCACGGGGCCGGTCAAGGACGCGGTACAGCCTGGGCGCCGGATCACCACGCTGCGCCATCAGGCGTTCGGGATGTCGGTCCGGACGGCGTTGATCTCGCCGTCCGCGCGTCGCTGA
- the pknK_2 gene encoding serine/threonine protein kinase: protein MASGMANELAAAGFTDAVEIGRGGGGVVYRCYQQSLARSVAIKVLASDLDDDDRERFLREGYAMGALSGHPNIVNILQVGVTESNRPFIVMPYHREGSLAERLRREGRIAWPEALRIGVKLCGALETAHRTGTLHRDIKPANVLFNDYGEPQLSDFGTARIAGGYKTVTGFFTGTLSYTAPEVLEGNPPTVEADVYSLGASIYALIAGKPPHERKNDEDLIAHYLRITSTPIPDLRPQGIPADVCAVVEKAMAREPADRYASAADFGHELQLAQRNNGLTADVMALGEPSAPPEQPEGTQAVPISELVEPSVSAQPEPLPPPRRPARSGEPAGPLPEPGMFAHTASISQTSLPWQPPPGLRPESAEAASPRRRNRKRVLIVSGAIAGVLLLVVSGVFVIAWTRDSGGDQTAAPAPQAAEAQPAWRPIADARVARDAVAATQADGTIWVFGGLGADGRVSGRHEGYDPAIDSWKSGEDLPVPVQRAMAVTWRENPVVLGGWRAEGADAKIATDRVWRVVNSRWTELPPLLQPRAAAAAAVVGDRIVVTGGVDAAGKLLNTTEVFDGTSWKLGAPIRTPRQMLSAASDDKLVYAIGGTTGSADVATVEAYDPAADTWTALPELPEARSDFGIAATDDRLVVVGGMSGGQALKSVRAFDLSTTTWSGLPDMGTARHGMAVAAVGSRVYAIGGSTGAGDGKITSSAETLKLPARQPQPAAQWRALPDAPTARLMMAWTVLDDKIWIAGGIREGETLDTVETFDAQTEDWQPAPSLPIGLHHATAATYKGEVVVLGGATDNIGEPSDKVFALRDGKWTELPALQHGRAGAAAAVVGDKLVVVGGQSDKQLVVPTEVFDGESWTQAADMPTAREHLAAVSDDRYVYAVGGRSLSADENTAAFERFDPSSGEWEKLTDMPTARGSFGAAYIDGRIVAVGGEEPTRVLATVEMYDIANGTWTTAAPIGTPVHGQVVAAVGPTLYCIGGADRPTHEGPVATVEALDFT from the coding sequence ATGGCTTCTGGAATGGCGAATGAGTTAGCGGCCGCCGGATTCACCGACGCGGTCGAGATCGGCCGGGGTGGCGGCGGCGTCGTCTACCGCTGCTATCAACAGTCACTGGCGCGGAGCGTCGCGATCAAGGTGCTCGCGTCCGATCTCGACGACGACGACCGGGAACGCTTCCTGCGCGAGGGCTACGCCATGGGTGCGCTCTCCGGGCACCCGAACATCGTGAACATCCTGCAGGTCGGCGTGACCGAGAGCAACCGGCCGTTCATCGTGATGCCGTACCACCGCGAGGGATCGCTCGCGGAGCGGTTGCGGCGCGAGGGCCGCATCGCCTGGCCCGAGGCCCTGCGCATCGGCGTGAAGCTCTGCGGCGCACTGGAAACCGCGCACCGTACCGGAACCCTGCACCGCGACATCAAACCCGCCAACGTGCTCTTCAACGATTACGGCGAACCACAGCTGAGCGACTTCGGGACCGCCCGCATCGCCGGCGGGTACAAGACGGTCACCGGCTTCTTCACCGGCACGCTGTCCTACACCGCCCCAGAGGTTCTCGAGGGCAACCCGCCGACCGTCGAGGCCGACGTCTACTCGCTCGGAGCCTCGATCTACGCGCTGATCGCGGGCAAGCCGCCGCACGAGCGCAAGAACGACGAGGATCTCATCGCGCATTACCTGCGCATCACTTCGACGCCCATACCGGACCTGCGCCCCCAGGGCATCCCCGCCGATGTGTGTGCCGTGGTGGAGAAGGCGATGGCCCGCGAGCCCGCCGACCGCTACGCCTCTGCTGCGGACTTCGGTCATGAACTGCAGTTGGCGCAGCGGAACAACGGGCTGACGGCCGACGTGATGGCGCTCGGCGAGCCGAGCGCCCCACCGGAGCAGCCGGAAGGCACGCAGGCGGTGCCGATCTCCGAGCTCGTCGAGCCGTCCGTATCCGCGCAACCCGAGCCGCTGCCCCCGCCGCGGCGGCCCGCCCGGTCCGGCGAACCCGCCGGGCCCTTGCCCGAGCCGGGGATGTTCGCCCACACCGCGTCCATCAGTCAGACAAGTCTCCCCTGGCAGCCGCCGCCGGGTCTGCGGCCCGAGTCAGCGGAGGCCGCTTCGCCGAGACGGCGGAACCGTAAACGGGTCCTGATCGTCTCGGGTGCGATCGCGGGGGTACTGCTGCTGGTGGTCAGCGGAGTCTTCGTGATCGCCTGGACGCGCGACTCCGGTGGCGACCAAACCGCTGCTCCCGCACCGCAGGCCGCCGAGGCACAACCGGCCTGGCGGCCGATCGCCGACGCGCGCGTCGCCCGCGACGCGGTGGCCGCCACCCAGGCTGACGGCACTATCTGGGTCTTCGGCGGCCTCGGCGCCGATGGCCGCGTCAGCGGCAGGCACGAGGGCTACGACCCCGCGATCGACAGCTGGAAAAGTGGTGAGGACCTGCCCGTCCCCGTGCAGCGCGCGATGGCGGTGACATGGCGGGAGAACCCGGTGGTGCTCGGCGGATGGCGCGCGGAAGGGGCCGACGCGAAAATCGCGACCGATCGGGTGTGGCGCGTCGTCAACAGTCGCTGGACGGAACTGCCGCCGCTGCTACAACCGCGGGCCGCCGCGGCCGCCGCCGTGGTCGGTGACAGGATCGTCGTCACCGGCGGAGTGGACGCCGCGGGCAAGCTGCTGAACACGACGGAGGTCTTTGACGGCACCTCCTGGAAGCTCGGCGCGCCCATCCGGACCCCGCGTCAGATGTTGAGCGCGGCCTCCGACGACAAGCTGGTGTACGCGATCGGAGGCACCACGGGAAGCGCGGACGTGGCGACCGTCGAAGCGTACGACCCCGCCGCCGACACCTGGACGGCCCTGCCCGAACTCCCCGAAGCGCGAAGCGATTTCGGCATCGCGGCCACCGACGACCGATTGGTCGTGGTGGGCGGCATGTCCGGAGGGCAAGCGCTCAAGAGCGTGCGCGCGTTCGATCTGTCGACGACGACCTGGTCCGGTCTGCCCGACATGGGCACCGCGCGCCACGGTATGGCGGTGGCCGCGGTGGGCAGTCGCGTGTACGCGATCGGCGGCTCGACGGGCGCCGGCGACGGCAAGATCACCTCGTCGGCGGAGACGCTGAAACTTCCTGCACGCCAACCGCAACCGGCAGCGCAGTGGCGGGCGCTCCCGGACGCTCCGACGGCGCGGTTGATGATGGCGTGGACGGTGCTCGACGACAAGATCTGGATTGCAGGCGGTATCCGCGAGGGCGAGACCCTCGACACCGTCGAGACTTTCGACGCGCAGACGGAGGATTGGCAGCCTGCGCCGTCGCTGCCGATCGGACTGCACCACGCGACAGCCGCCACCTACAAGGGGGAGGTCGTCGTCCTCGGAGGCGCCACCGACAACATCGGGGAGCCGTCGGACAAGGTGTTCGCACTGCGCGACGGCAAGTGGACCGAACTTCCCGCTCTGCAGCACGGCCGTGCCGGCGCGGCGGCGGCCGTCGTCGGCGACAAGCTGGTGGTCGTCGGCGGGCAGAGCGACAAACAGCTCGTCGTACCGACGGAAGTGTTCGACGGTGAATCCTGGACTCAGGCCGCCGACATGCCCACCGCGCGTGAGCATCTGGCCGCGGTGTCCGACGACCGCTATGTCTACGCCGTGGGCGGGCGGTCACTGAGCGCTGATGAGAACACCGCCGCCTTCGAGCGGTTCGATCCGTCGTCGGGAGAGTGGGAGAAGCTGACGGACATGCCGACTGCCCGCGGCAGCTTCGGCGCCGCCTACATCGACGGCCGGATCGTCGCGGTGGGCGGAGAGGAGCCGACGCGCGTGCTGGCGACGGTCGAGATGTACGACATCGCCAACGGGACGTGGACGACGGCGGCGCCCATCGGGACTCCGGTGCACGGCCAGGTGGTGGCCGCCGTCGGTCCGACGCTGTACTGCATCGGCGGCGCCGACCGGCCGACCCACGAAGGACCTGTCGCCACCGTCGAGGCCCTCGACTTCACGTAG
- a CDS encoding FHA domain-containing protein, whose protein sequence is MSSHLEISRPSGRELVALSGERVTLGKASTNAVALEHDETVSRLHAVLENLGFAWSIRDLGSRNGTYLNGERISAERVLRSGDEVRLGKSRLVFWEVRDSGDGKLDEETVTAQAVEPPPRLTRRELDVLVVLCRPLVSDDPFPEPASVRRMAGELFVTEAAVKQHLQNLYDKFAIPAEGDRRVRLANEALRRGAVTLAQLRAT, encoded by the coding sequence ATGTCGTCGCACCTGGAAATCTCGAGGCCGTCGGGGCGGGAGTTGGTTGCGCTCAGCGGTGAGCGGGTGACCCTCGGTAAGGCGTCCACCAACGCGGTGGCGCTGGAGCATGACGAAACCGTCTCACGGTTGCACGCCGTTCTGGAGAACCTCGGATTCGCCTGGTCCATAAGGGATCTCGGAAGCCGCAACGGCACCTACCTCAACGGCGAGCGGATCAGCGCCGAACGCGTGCTGCGGTCCGGTGACGAGGTGCGTCTCGGCAAGTCGCGGTTGGTCTTCTGGGAGGTGAGGGACAGCGGGGACGGCAAGCTCGACGAGGAGACGGTGACCGCCCAAGCCGTCGAACCGCCGCCCCGGCTGACCCGCCGCGAACTCGATGTCCTCGTGGTGTTGTGCAGACCCCTGGTCTCCGACGACCCGTTCCCCGAACCCGCGTCGGTGCGCCGGATGGCGGGCGAGCTGTTCGTCACCGAGGCCGCGGTCAAACAGCATCTGCAGAACCTCTACGACAAGTTCGCCATCCCGGCCGAAGGCGATCGCCGGGTCCGGCTGGCCAATGAGGCGCTGCGGCGCGGCGCCGTCACCCTCGCACAACTGCGTGCTACGTGA